From Scleropages formosus chromosome 1, fSclFor1.1, whole genome shotgun sequence, a single genomic window includes:
- the LOC108924076 gene encoding protein numb homolog isoform X2 produces the protein MNKLRQSFRRKKDVYMPESSRPHQWQTDEEAVRSGKCNFAVKYLGHVEVEESRGMHICEDAVKRLKTAGKKTVKAVLWVSADGLRVVDDKTKDLILDQTIEKVSFCAPDRNCERAFSYICRDGTTRRWICHCFMAVKDSGERLSHAVGCAFASCLERKQKREKECGVTATFDANRTTFTREGSFRITTATEQAEREEALRQIQVAKKVDTETPVSVSSTPPAVAVQGSPSPASSPPMPPSSLGAPEANPHAIPRRHAPAEALARQGSFRAFPALSQTSPFKRQLSLRMNELPSTMQRKSDFPAKGSVLELEPEGDSISSLCTQITSAFSGPPEDPFSSAPMPKPTSSPQSPAVPVNGSSPPTAHVLNTAPPVLPPPLPARDTNPWAKTPAAAPSQTHPGDLMNPAATAAPSPMSSTSAAPPSHKRTPSEADRWLEEVSKSVRAQQPTPSMGTPPPPAHHTPVPVASFVPLLPPHQPAYPPPSPASYPPPAPASYPMPNGLPYGQLSVPVVGITPSQMVANVFGTPTPTHTPPQPVPAPHIPFPQYDASATSSPFYKPTLPPVTDGMPQSSLHPNGSAAFNGAQSWAPPTQATSAQPQADAFEAQWAALESRSRQRTTPSPTNPFSTELQKTFEIQL, from the exons TACCTGGGCCATgtagaggtggaggagtctCGTGGGATGCACATCTGTGAGGACGCTGTCAAGAGGCTAAAAACG GCGGGGAAGAAAACAGTGAAGGCTGTGCTGTGGGTATCAGCCGATGGGCTCCGAGTCGTTGATGACAAGACAAAG GATCTGATCCTGGACCAGACTATAGAGAAGGTGTCCTTTTGTGCCCCAGACCGGAACTGTGAGCGTGCCTTCTCCTACATATGCAGGGATGGAACCACACGGCGCTGGATCTGCCACTGTTTTATGGCAGTCAAAGACTCA GGGGAGCGGCTGAGCCACGCGGTAGGCTGCGCATTCGCTTCGTGCCTGGAGCGGAAGCAGAAGAGGGAGAAGGAGTGCGGGGTAACAGCCACCTTTGACGCCAACAGAACCACCTTTACCCGGGAGGGGTCCTTTCGTATCACCACAGCAACTGAGCAGGCAGAGCGGGAGGAGGCCTTGAGGCAGATCCAAGTTGCCAAGAAGG TAGACACAGAGACCCCTGTCTCAGTGAGCTCCACCCCTCCAGCGGTGGCCGTACAGGGGTCTCCTTCCCCAGCTTCCTCACCACCGATGCCTCCCTCCTCTCTGGGTGCCCCGGAAGCCAACCCTCATGCCATCCCACGCAGACATGCGCCTGCTGAAGCACTGGCCCGCCAGGGTTCATTCCGGGCCTTCCCTGCACTGAGCCAGACCTCACCCTTCAAGCGACAGCTGTCCCTGCGCATGAATGAGCTGCCCTCCACCATGCAGCGGAAGTCTGACTTTCCTGCGAAGGGCTCGG TTCTGGAGCTGGAACCAGAGGGGGACAGCATCAGCTCCTTATGCACGCAGATCACATCTGCATTCAGCGGCCCTCCTGAAGACCCCTTCTCCTCTGCACCCATGCCCAAGCCCACATCTTCCCCACAGTCACCAGCTGTGCCAG TGAATGGTTCTAGCCCTCCTACAGCTCACGTGCTGAACACGGCCCCCCCGGTACTGCCCCCACCGCTGCCTGCTCGAGATACAAACCCGTGGGCTAAAACTCCTGCAGCAGCGCCGAGCCAAACCCACCCAG GAGACTTGATGAAccctgctgctactgctgcccCTTCACCGATGAGCTCCACCTCAGCAGCCCCGCCCTCTCACAAACGCACCCCCTCAGAGGCAGATCGCTGGCTTGAGGAGGTGTCCAAATCAGTGCGTGCCCAGCAGCCTACCCCCAGCATGGGAACACCTCCACCGCCAGCCCATCATACCCCAGTCCCGGTGGCCTCATTTGTGCCCCTACTGCCCCCTCACCAGCCCGCCTACCCCCCTCCTTCCCCAGCCTCctacccacctcctgctccagcctcGTACCCCATGCCCAATGGCCTGCCGTACGGCCAGCTAAGCGTGCCGGTTGTGGGCATCACGCCGTCCCAGATGGTGGCTAATGTGTTTGGCACACCTACGccaacacacaccccaccccaaccTGTACCAGCCCCACACATACCCTTCCCCCAGTACGATGCTAGCGCCACCTCCAGCCCCTTCTACAAGCCTACGCTGCCTCCCGTCACTGATGGCATGCCCCAGTCCTCGTTGCACCCTAATGGGAGTGCAGCCTTCAATGGGGCACAAAGCTGGGCTCCTCCCACCCAGGCCACATCTGCACAGCCGCAGGCTGACGCCTTTGAGGCCCAGTGGGCAGCGCTGGAGAGCCGTTCCCGCCAGCGCACCACTCCCTCCCCCACAAACCCCTTTTCAACTGAGCTTCAGAAAACATTTGAGATCCAGCTTTGA
- the LOC108924078 gene encoding enhancer of rudimentary homolog — MSHTILLVQPTKRPEGRTYADYESVNECMEGVCKMYEEHLKRMNPNSPSITYDISQLFDFIDDLADLSCLVYRADTQTYQPYNKDWIKEKIYVLLRRQAQQAGK; from the exons TCACACACAATCCTGCTGGTCCAGCCAACCAAGAGACCCGAAGGGAGAACATATGCTGACTATGAGTCGGTGAATGAGTGCATGGAAG GTGTTTGTAAAATGTATGAGGAGCACCTGAAAAGGATGAACCCCAACAGTCCATCAATAACATATGACATCAGCCAGTTGTTTGACTTCATCGATGACCTGGCTGACCTCAGCTGCCTCGT GTACCGTGCAGACACACAGACCTATCAGCCTTACAACAAGGACTGGATCAAAGAGAAGATTTATGTGCTGCTTCGTCGCCAGGCCCAGCAGGCTGGAAAGTAA
- the LOC108924076 gene encoding protein numb homolog isoform X1: MNKLRQSFRRKKDVYMPESSRPHQWQTDEEAVRSGKCNFAVKYLGHVEVEESRGMHICEDAVKRLKTDRKFFKGFFTKAGKKTVKAVLWVSADGLRVVDDKTKDLILDQTIEKVSFCAPDRNCERAFSYICRDGTTRRWICHCFMAVKDSGERLSHAVGCAFASCLERKQKREKECGVTATFDANRTTFTREGSFRITTATEQAEREEALRQIQVAKKVDTETPVSVSSTPPAVAVQGSPSPASSPPMPPSSLGAPEANPHAIPRRHAPAEALARQGSFRAFPALSQTSPFKRQLSLRMNELPSTMQRKSDFPAKGSVLELEPEGDSISSLCTQITSAFSGPPEDPFSSAPMPKPTSSPQSPAVPVNGSSPPTAHVLNTAPPVLPPPLPARDTNPWAKTPAAAPSQTHPGDLMNPAATAAPSPMSSTSAAPPSHKRTPSEADRWLEEVSKSVRAQQPTPSMGTPPPPAHHTPVPVASFVPLLPPHQPAYPPPSPASYPPPAPASYPMPNGLPYGQLSVPVVGITPSQMVANVFGTPTPTHTPPQPVPAPHIPFPQYDASATSSPFYKPTLPPVTDGMPQSSLHPNGSAAFNGAQSWAPPTQATSAQPQADAFEAQWAALESRSRQRTTPSPTNPFSTELQKTFEIQL; this comes from the exons TACCTGGGCCATgtagaggtggaggagtctCGTGGGATGCACATCTGTGAGGACGCTGTCAAGAGGCTAAAAACG GACAGGAAATTCTTCAAGGGCTTCTTTACAAAA GCGGGGAAGAAAACAGTGAAGGCTGTGCTGTGGGTATCAGCCGATGGGCTCCGAGTCGTTGATGACAAGACAAAG GATCTGATCCTGGACCAGACTATAGAGAAGGTGTCCTTTTGTGCCCCAGACCGGAACTGTGAGCGTGCCTTCTCCTACATATGCAGGGATGGAACCACACGGCGCTGGATCTGCCACTGTTTTATGGCAGTCAAAGACTCA GGGGAGCGGCTGAGCCACGCGGTAGGCTGCGCATTCGCTTCGTGCCTGGAGCGGAAGCAGAAGAGGGAGAAGGAGTGCGGGGTAACAGCCACCTTTGACGCCAACAGAACCACCTTTACCCGGGAGGGGTCCTTTCGTATCACCACAGCAACTGAGCAGGCAGAGCGGGAGGAGGCCTTGAGGCAGATCCAAGTTGCCAAGAAGG TAGACACAGAGACCCCTGTCTCAGTGAGCTCCACCCCTCCAGCGGTGGCCGTACAGGGGTCTCCTTCCCCAGCTTCCTCACCACCGATGCCTCCCTCCTCTCTGGGTGCCCCGGAAGCCAACCCTCATGCCATCCCACGCAGACATGCGCCTGCTGAAGCACTGGCCCGCCAGGGTTCATTCCGGGCCTTCCCTGCACTGAGCCAGACCTCACCCTTCAAGCGACAGCTGTCCCTGCGCATGAATGAGCTGCCCTCCACCATGCAGCGGAAGTCTGACTTTCCTGCGAAGGGCTCGG TTCTGGAGCTGGAACCAGAGGGGGACAGCATCAGCTCCTTATGCACGCAGATCACATCTGCATTCAGCGGCCCTCCTGAAGACCCCTTCTCCTCTGCACCCATGCCCAAGCCCACATCTTCCCCACAGTCACCAGCTGTGCCAG TGAATGGTTCTAGCCCTCCTACAGCTCACGTGCTGAACACGGCCCCCCCGGTACTGCCCCCACCGCTGCCTGCTCGAGATACAAACCCGTGGGCTAAAACTCCTGCAGCAGCGCCGAGCCAAACCCACCCAG GAGACTTGATGAAccctgctgctactgctgcccCTTCACCGATGAGCTCCACCTCAGCAGCCCCGCCCTCTCACAAACGCACCCCCTCAGAGGCAGATCGCTGGCTTGAGGAGGTGTCCAAATCAGTGCGTGCCCAGCAGCCTACCCCCAGCATGGGAACACCTCCACCGCCAGCCCATCATACCCCAGTCCCGGTGGCCTCATTTGTGCCCCTACTGCCCCCTCACCAGCCCGCCTACCCCCCTCCTTCCCCAGCCTCctacccacctcctgctccagcctcGTACCCCATGCCCAATGGCCTGCCGTACGGCCAGCTAAGCGTGCCGGTTGTGGGCATCACGCCGTCCCAGATGGTGGCTAATGTGTTTGGCACACCTACGccaacacacaccccaccccaaccTGTACCAGCCCCACACATACCCTTCCCCCAGTACGATGCTAGCGCCACCTCCAGCCCCTTCTACAAGCCTACGCTGCCTCCCGTCACTGATGGCATGCCCCAGTCCTCGTTGCACCCTAATGGGAGTGCAGCCTTCAATGGGGCACAAAGCTGGGCTCCTCCCACCCAGGCCACATCTGCACAGCCGCAGGCTGACGCCTTTGAGGCCCAGTGGGCAGCGCTGGAGAGCCGTTCCCGCCAGCGCACCACTCCCTCCCCCACAAACCCCTTTTCAACTGAGCTTCAGAAAACATTTGAGATCCAGCTTTGA